In Oryza glaberrima chromosome 8, OglaRS2, whole genome shotgun sequence, the following are encoded in one genomic region:
- the LOC127783072 gene encoding uncharacterized protein LOC127783072, with the protein MAVVPEPLLTDIEKERAKNIMRIDQRMQQLGIKRLSEIVKQSYARKKPSKNRNKNDQLSESTELEAMALSVAVIGTTTKRVLAPNNLEQTRCTRQSVMREKEAAALRLIGATEVPPPVLDSTSIQNDEEMDITVEGTLTASTQVDHRGASMGIELDSITRGLGTRIPVVIKEGKRRPEAPMQAAKLASEGGIIVRQHVPILTSWKEYKKDKVQFKDQLDNFIGKLSVNLSLTGEKENDVTSACADMLKGGTRQMRYRLKQKYFDGVPANQVRTTSPCSSMTDEQWRKLVDMWSNPKHKEKCGKLKQNRENVKFHQCTGSRSYIVAAYVAKQEKYKDTEPTTIDLFKLTHCSKTKGFSDDAKKAADDMEAILRRPVHEGEQEMTCTDIVAQVLTKSSTFLRNVGLQQPVAAPKSISPQMQELQAQLEAEKEESAGLRQKVQRLEAQAEESEAKAQKQAEEIENLKKAITNTQKSATDTQNLIR; encoded by the exons ATGGCGGTAGTCCCAG AACCACTGTTAACTGACATTGAGAAGGAGAGGGCTAAGAATATCATGAGGATCGATCAGAGGATGCAACAGTTGGGTATCAAAAGACTATCAGAAATTGTTAAGCAGTCATATGCTAGGAAGAAACCAAGTAAAAACAGGAACAAAAATGACCAGCTTAGTGAAAGCACTGAACTTGAG GCTATGGCACTGTCTGTTGCTGTAATAGGAACAACTACAAAGAGGGTCCTGGCACCTAACAATTTGGAACAAACAAGGTGCACCAGGCAGAGTGTCATGAGAGAAAAAGAAGCAGCTGCGCTAAGACTAATTGGAGCAACAGAGGTGCCACCACCAGTACTAGATTCTACTTCTATCCAGAATGATGAAGAGATGGACATTACAGTAGAAG GCACCCTAACGGCAAGTACTCAAGTGGACCATCGGGGAGCAAGTATGGGCATAGAACTGGATAGCATAACCAGAGGTTTAGGGACTAGGATACCAGTTGTTATAAAGGAAGGGAAAAGAAGGCCCGAGGCACCTATGCAGGCTGCAAAGTTGGCTTCTGAGGGTGGGATCATAGTCAGGCAGCATGTACCCATACTTACAAGTTGGAAAGAATACAAGAAGGACAAAGTCCAATTCAAGGACCAATTGGACAACTTCATTGGCAAACTATCT GTAAACTTAAGCTTGACTGGTGAAAAGGAGAATGATGTAACTTCAGCGTGTGCTGACATGCTAAAGGGTGGAACACGCCAAATGAGGTATAGGCTCAAGCAGAAATACTTCGATGGGGTACCGGCAAATCAAGTTAGGACTACATCACCATGTTCGTCTATGACTGATGAACAATGGAGAAAATTGGTAGACATGTGGTCAAACCCAAAACACAAG GAAAAATGTGGAAAGCTCAAACAGAACCGTGAAAATGTTAAGTTTCACCAGTGTACTGGATCTCGGTCTTACATTGTAGCAGCCTACGTCGCG AAGCAAGAAAAATACAAAGATACAGAGCCCACTACAATTGATCTATTCAAGTTGACGCATTGCAGCAAAACTAAGGGTTTTAGTGATGATGCCAAGAAAGCTGCA GATGATATGGAAGCCATTTTGAGAAGACCAGTACATGAAGGGGAGCAGGAAATGACTTGCACAGATATTGTTGCCCAAGTATTGACAAAGTCAAGCACATTCCTTCGTAATGTGGGACTTCAACAGCCTGTTGCCGCTCCAAAATCTATTTCACCGCAGATGCAGGAGCTACAAGCACAATTGGAGGCTGAGAAGGAAGAATCTGCAGGACTTCGCCAAAAGGTCCAGAGGTTGGAAGCCCAGGCAGAAGAATCTGAGGCAAAAGCTCAGAAACAAGCTGAGGAGATTGAGAACCTAAAGAAGGCAATAACAAATACTCAGAAGTCA